Proteins encoded within one genomic window of Trichoderma asperellum chromosome 2, complete sequence:
- a CDS encoding uncharacterized protein (EggNog:ENOG41) has product MAPTRSSKVRPSDVAADTKRNFIPLVKANYSEMFPPYSILYRHPAAQLDIPRQKPSTRPPQFRVESGDPVMKAIYYATMDSETSEGARGPRIRVPFLCAANERRPGGDWETGCSGYEEKLCRRSNLSATLGSPWPATGEVINYPIPSVGAILSDSVVVCRGPHDRYEPLDRWYDLPVISVPPTRWPKLKENGTKYSFSEERDMIREKIRGALRICLYNNYDRVVIGDFGLGNGYRNPPKELAEIWRDIFLFDPDLRGQFSYVVFVFEDPTQSTTRLIHEEMAKKDRKSSSISKTKMPLGLGVNGATDMEIFEHTFDCEEIERVLCRPDPRYGLDMITS; this is encoded by the coding sequence ATGGCTCCAACTAGATCAAGCAAGGTAAGGCCGTCCGATGTGGCGGCCGATACAAAGAGGAACTTTATACCTCTAGTCAAAGCAAACTACTCGGAAATGTTTCCACCGTACTCCATTCTTTATCGACATCCTGCGGCGCAGCTCGATATCCCGCGCCAGAAGCCGAGTACTCGTCCTCCACAGTTTCGGGTAGAATCTGGTGATCCTGTCATGAAAGCCATCTACTATGCCACCATGGATAGTGAGACTAGTGAAGGAGCAAGAGGACCAAGAATTCGGGTCCCTTTCCTCTGCGCCGCGAATGAGCGACGTCCGGGGGGAGACTGGGAGACTGGTTGTTCTGGCTATGAAGAGAAGCTGTGCCGACGAAGCAACCTCTCCGCTACGCTGGGCAGCCCCTGGCCTGCGACGGGAGAGGTCATCAACTATCCTATCCCATCTGTTGGAGCTATTCTCTCAGACTCAGTGGTAGTATGCCGTGGGCCTCACGATCGCTACGAGCCACTCGATCGCTGGTACGACCTGCCAGTCATCTCCGTCCCGCCAACACGCTGGCCCAAACTCAAAGAGAATGGAACCAAGTATTCCTTCTCGGAAGAGCGGGACATGATACGGGAAAAGATCCGGGGCGCCCTTCGGATTTGCTTATACAACAACTACGATCGAGTTGTGATTGGCGATTTTGGCCTCGGCAATGGTTATCGCAATCCACCCAAGGAACTTGCGGAAATCTGGCGGGATATTTTCCTATTTGACCCGGATCTCCGTGGGCAATTCTCCTACGTTGTTTTCGTCTTTGAAGATCCCACCCAGAGCACGACTCGCTTGATCCATGAGGAAATGGCCAAGAAAGACCGAAAGAGTAGCAGCATTTCAAAGACAAAGATgcctcttggccttggtgTAAACGGCGCTACTGACATGGAAATCTTTGAGCACACTTTTGACTGTGAGGAAATTGAGCGTGTTCTTTGCCGGCCAGATCCCCGATACGGTCTTGACATGATTACTTCATGA